The nucleotide window GCTGCCACCGGTTGTTTTTTCAGAGGATGTTTGTACTGTCCCACCGCTCATATATAAAGAATCGCCGGCGGTTATTTGAATGTCTCCGGCATTTCCTGTTCCAGTGCTGGTTGCTGAAATTGTTCCCCCATCTGTTATTGTAAGATTAGAAGTTGTAATGGAGATACTCCCTCCCTGCCCTGAGCCGGATGAGCCCGAGTATATGCCGCTGCTGACAATAATGTCAGATGTGAATTCATAAGAACCTGAAATATTAATCGTATCAGTAGCCTTTATAGTAATATCTCCGCCGTTACCGGTACTTCCCTCCCGTGCAGTGGCGTATATTGCCCCTACATCAGTAAGGTTTAAATTACCGGTTTCGATTGTTATGTTGCCTGCATCTCCGCTGCCCAACGTCTCACTGCCAATCTTACTGCTGTAAAGAGCGCTGCCGGAATCATAGTACCCTGAAATGCTTATCGTCTCCGTTGCCTTTATAGTAATATCTCCGCCATTACCGGTACTTCCCTCCCGTGCAGTGGCGTATATTGCTCCTACGTCAGTAAGGTTTAAATTACCGGTTTCTATTGTTATATTGCCTGCATTACCACCACCGAAAGTCTCACTTATGATACCGCTATAGTAAACACTGCGGCCTTTGGCAAAGTATCCTGAAATATTTACCAAATCAGCAGCCTTTATAGTAATATCTCCGCTATTACCGGTACTTCCCTCCCGTGCTGAGGATGAGATTGTTCCTACATCAAAAAGATTTAAATTACCGGTTTCTATGGTTATGTTGCCTGCATCTCCGTTGCCAAACGTCTCACTGCTAATCTTACTACTGGAAAGACCGCTGCCCAAATCATAGTAACCTGAAATATTTATCGTCTCCGTTGCCTTTATAGTAATATCTCCGCCATTACCGGTACTTCCCGAGCGTGCAGAGGATGAGATAGTTCCTACGTCGGAAAGATTTAAATTACCGGTTTCTATGGTTATGTTGCCTGCATCTCCACTGCCATACGCCTCACTGATAATCTTACTGCTGTAAAAACCGCTGCCGGAATCATAGTATCCTGAAATGCTTATCGTCTCCGTTGCCTTTATAGTAATATCTCCACCATTACCGGTACTTCCCTCCCGTGCGGAGGATGAAATTGTTCCAACATCAGTAAGATTTAGGTTACTTGTTTCTATAGTTATATTGCCGGCATCTCCACTTCCGTATGTTTCACTTTTGATGCTGCTGACATAAACACCATCACCTGAATCATAAAACCCTGAAATGCTTATCATATCAGTTGCCCTTATAGTAATATCTCCGCCATTACCGGTACTTCCCTCCCGTGCAGAGGATGAGATTGCTCCAGCATCAGTAAGATTTAAGTTACTGGTTTCTATTGTTATGCTGCCGGCATCTCCGCTGCCATGCGTCTCATTTATGATACCGCTATAGTAAACACCATCGCCGGAATCATAGTATCCAAAAATGTTTATCGCCTCAGTTGCCTTTATTGTAATATCGCCACCATTGCCGGTGCTGCCCGCCCATGCTGAGGATGAGATAGTTCCTACGTCGGAAAGATTTAAATTACTGGTTTCTATAGTTATATTGCCGGCATCTCCACTTCCGTATGTTTCACTTTTGATGCTGCTGACATAAACACCATCACCTGAATCATAATATCCTGAAATATTTATTGTCTCTGTTGCCTTTATAGTAATATCTCCGCTATTACCGGTACTTCCCTCCCGTGCATTGGCGTATATTGCCCCTACGTCAGAAAGATTTAAATTACCGGTTTCTATTGTTATGTTGCCGGCATCTCCGCTGCCAAACGTCTCACTGGCAATCCTACTGTTGTAAAGACCGCTGCCAGAATCATAGTATCCTGAAATATTTACTGACTCAGCAGCCTTTATAGTAATATCTCCGCCATTACCGGTACTTCCCTCCTGTGCGTAGGATGAGATTGTTCCAACATTAGAAAGATTTAAATTGCCGGTTTCTATTGTTATGCTGCCTGCATCTCCGCTGCCATACGTCTCACTGCCAATCTTACTGCCGTAAAGAGCGCTACCAGAATCATAGTATCCTGAAATATTTATTGTATCAGCAGCCTTTATTGCAATATCACCTGAATTGCCGCTGCTTCCCGATTCTGCAGAGGATGAAATTGTTCCAACATCAGTAAGGTTTAGATTATTGGTTTCTATGGTAATGTTGCCGGCATTACCTCTACCGTACGTTTTGCTATAAATGGTGCTGTAGCCAACGCCGTTTCCGGAATCATAATATCCAGAGATGTTTATTGTATCTTTAGCTTTTATTGTAATATCACCTGCATTACCGGTGCTTCCGGAGAGTGTGGCGGACCCTATTAATCCTAAGTCCATAAGATTCAAATTGTTTGTTTCAATGGTTATACTACCGGCATTGCCTACACCATACGTAGCACTATAAATACTGCTGGCGCTATAGCTGTTACTTGAGGTGGAGTAACCGGAGATATTTATCGTATCAGTTGCTTTTATTGTTATATTACCACCATTACCAGTACTTCCATTCAGGGCAGTGGTTGATATTCTTCCAAGACTTGTGAGATTTAAATTGTCTGCTTTGATGTTTATATCACCGGCATTACCTTTTCCTGAAGTATCAGACGTTATAGCGCTGCCATTTATAATATTTATATCCCCCGCTATATTTATATCTATGCCGCCGCCGTTGGTATCTCCGTATGTGTCGGCGAAAACATATCCACCGTCTAATGTAAACTTCCCGCCACGGATATAAATACTGCCTGAGCCTCCTGTTGTGCTGCTGACATCTAGATTACCTATCGTATAACCGTTTTTGGTTTCCCTTGTTGAATCGGTATGAGAGATGTTTATATCGCCAAGAGTTGAAAACGCATCCGTGTTTATACCGGACGATGTAATTGAGGCCTCACCTGTCGATGCAACGGCGGCAAGATTAATCCGCCCGCCGGGAGCATATAAATAGCCGTTTTTAATATCAATGCTACCGGCAACGATTGTAATCCCTTTACCCTCTGATACCTCAAGGAAACCACCGTCTATTGAAACACCGGTTGGGTTACTGCTTGTAAAGCCAAACGCTGAAGGCGCTGCCGTTGTTAATACCGTATCTGAGGGAGTTGTTGCACTGAATTTACCCCCATCAGAAAGTTTCAGATAATCAGCGGTGCTTACATAAAACGAGCCCTTAATATCCAGTGTTGCGTTTTTACCAAACATCACGCCGGCAGGGTTTAGAAAATACAAGTTAGCCCCCGATATGCTTGAGGAAATAGCGCCGTCTATGTAAGATGAACTTCCGCCGGTTACCCGGGCTATGATATTTGATATTGAGGATGCCCCTGTAAATGTGGCGCTCTCACCGGTATAGACATTAAAAGTACCGAAGCTGTGAAACAAATTACCGCCGACCTGAGTTCCCATTGTATCGGTTATGGTATAGCTTGGCCCAGTGAGAGTCCCGCTCTGCCCCATCGTGCCGTCAAGAGTTATACCTGCGTAACTTATTTCGATGTTTAGAAAGATAGTTATAAAAGAAAACATAATAATTAGTAAGTACCTGCTTACAATCTCATATAAAAACAGTTTGTTCTTTTTCATATGCTTATTCTCCTTATCACAATCATTCCAATAAAAACTCTATGTTAACTCAACAAAACAATAACAGAATGGGGTCAAGGGGGCTTCGCTCCCTTGCAGGTAGGGGTTTAAGGGGAAGGACAGCGTCCTTCCCCTTACTCTCCTTTCCTAAAACACTTGGGTTGTTAGTTTAAAGTAAATGCCTTTGTCCTGATAGTCCTCGTCGTAGTTATAGAGGTTTACAAAACCCTTAGCGCCATAGATTTGAAACAGGATTTTTTTAGTTACAGCCCATCTGAGCCCCAGGCCTGCGCTATATATGTCTCTGGGAAGAGGCGTTGTGCTTCTTGTGTTCCACGACCTGCCATAGTCTGTAAACGGAACGATTTGTAATATTTCCGGTCTCTTTTCAGTGCCATAGATAGGAATACGAAATTCGAGGGATGAGAAAATTCCGTTGTCTCTAACCATAATATTTTTTCTGTAACCGCGGACACTGTTCATACCCCCTATTGCAAATTTCTCCAGTGGCAGCAGTGAATCGTTTGAAAACTGGGCATCCGTACGAAACACAATCTGGCTTGACGTACCAAAAAGCCGCTTAATCCATTGGAATTGAAGCAGCCATGTGACAAATCTGCCGTCTGCCGCATCATCGTTTGTTGTAGAGTTAAATCCTTTTAATCCTAAACTTATCGTGGAGCGGGCGGCTAACACCTGAGTCCGGCTTCTGGTTGACCACTCCTGAAAGAAACGCACTACAAATACGCCGGCCTTACCGTCATCTGTTCCCTCGCTAAAGGAAAACCTCCGCCCCAGTAAAAATGTCTCGGAATGTTTTCTCTCCACAGCCAGTGCCAAAGCAAACTCCGTCTCCGGGGTCTTATAAATTGGATGGCTTAATGCCACTCCATATGTCTTCACTTTACTTTCAATATCCAGCCGCTTAAAGGGGTCCTCAATAACATTCGCCTCGTTTTGCCTGTAATAAACTCTTAATGTTGTATCCCTTACGTCTAAAGGTATCGCATATTCTATTGTGCCGTCTTTGAGGCCTTTGGTATAACTGAAGCTACCCCCTATTGTATCTCCGTGGCCTGTCAGATTTCTATACAAAGCATAAACATCCCCTCCGTATGAACCTATACTCGGGCTGTGGTCGTTACTTCCCTCAACAATCAGGGTAAACGGTGAGCTCTCCTCGATTTTAACAGTTAGCACACTTTCACCAGGCTTTAATCCCGGAGCAAGTTCGGCATTAAGCCTCTGAATCATAGGATTCTGTAACATTATCTGAAGAGCCTTTTGCAGATCATTTATGTCTAACGGTGTGCCGCTATATAGTCTTAATTTACCCTTTATATATTCGGAACTAAAATACTTATTGCCGGTTACCTCAATGTCTGTGAGCTTTCCCTCAACGGCAATTAGTATTATTTCGCCGTTTTCTACCTTTTGGTCGGGAATGATTACACCGGAGTTGATAAACCCATGACTTATGTAATATTGTGTCAGAGCGCTGCGAAGTGTCTCAAGCTCCATGAAGCTTATTTCCCTACCGGTGTAGTCTTTTGTAATGCTCTCCAGTTGTTCTTTTGTAAACACAGTGCTTTGCTGTATTCTTATGGTCTTAACAAACACGGTAACCTTAGATGAAATGTTTTCGTCTTTAGGCAATTGAGGAAGCTTTATTTCCGGCTCTCCCTTGTCCTTTCTTAGCTCAGGAAGCGGTTCCAACAGTCTTTGCTGCTGTGTGTTTGAATATCCGGTATCCGGAGGGTGAGAAGGTGTTTCCGCCTTTGATTGTACAGGACTAAATAATATAAACAATAAAATAAAATAGAAAAGCGCTTTGTCTTTAAGATTCACCTGTTACCCCCGCCTACACAAATTGCAATACAGTTTGGTTACCTACAAAAAAAGCGTATCATTTCTCTTACAAAAAAAACAAGTGTATTTTCTGACCCGAAATCCGATATAGAAAATCGAGTTCCCCCCAAAAAGGGATTTCGGGAAGACCTTTAATGAAAAGATCAGGGTAAATTCCTTAAAATCCAAAAGAGTAAAATATAGATGACAAATGCGTTAATCCAGCCAGCCTCAATGGAAACATTAAAAAGCGGTTTACCACGCAGAAAAATACTGGTTTTAGATATGAAAGCACAAGCCAAAAAAGGAAACGTTAACACCAACAGATGATTAAACCGTACAGCATTTAAGACATTACCGTGGAGTAATTGATGAGCAGCCCTGAGAGAACCACATCCGGGGCAGTAAAGGCCGCTCATACTAAGGAAAGGACACCGCAGCCAACTCAGTGTCTGCTCAGGATTAAAAAAATATAAAAACACTAATACCGAAACTACACCCACTGCAATTACAATATCATGCAGTTTAAAACCCCTTGGATAAAACACCAAATATACCTGCTGCAACAGAAATTATCGTAACTCCTAATCCTATACCAAAAGATACCCAACACCAGGTTTTCGCATTTTTTGACGAAACAGCCGCTCCCTGAAAATCACCGGCGGCTATCTTTCCGTTTACCTGAGCAGCATATACTATAGCTACAATACCTGTTGGTAAACAACAAAAAAGTGTAACCAGTATGGAATACACAAGATAATTAGGTATGGTTTGAGCAGTTTGTACGTGTGGATTAATAACAACCTTAGGGTTAGGAGTGTCATGGTGTAAAACATTTGCACATTTTATACATTTGTACGCATTATCTTCGTTTTGAGTGCCACATGATGAACAAAACACAATAAATCCCCCCTTAATCTAAAAGTTAACTAAAAGTACCAGCAGCTAAAACGCTTAACTATACCATACTAAAAAGGTTTTAAAACACCGTGTTGCATTCTGTAGATTTTCTTGCATTGCTTTGCAATCTCTGAGCTGTGGGTTACAAGTAAAAAGGTAATCCCCTTGTCCTCATTCATTTTTCTAAATAGTGCCATAATCTCCGCCTCGGTTTCCTCATCAAGGTCTCCGGTGGGCTCATCGGCAAGCACTATTTGCGGCTCATTTATAAAAGCACGGGCTATAGCAACTCTGCGCTGCTGCCCGCCGCTTAGCTGAGATGGATACAGCTCGGCCTTATCCTCAATTTTTACCATCTCAAGCAACGCCCTCGCATAGTCAACCCTGCCGGTTTTTTCTTTGGCAAAAGCAGTCGGCAATATCACGTTTTCAAGCACGGTAAGCGTGGGGATAAGGCTTGAAAACTGAAATATAAAATTCATTAGCTTACTTCTGAGCTCTGAGAGTTCATCATCAGTGATAGCCCAAAGATTTACATTATTGATTTTTACCGTGCCAATATCAGGCTTTGTAAGAGCGCCGACAATACTCAGAAGCGTTGTCTTGCCACTTCCAGAGTGCCCCACTATAGAAAGAAAATCCCCCTTTTCCACTTTCAGGTTAACGTTATCAACAGCATTTAATTTTTCTTTCCCGATTATATAATGTTTTGACAGCTCAGTCAGTTCAATCATTTTCTATTCACCTTTTCTTATTGCAGCATATGGTTCCATTTTCATAGAGCGCAGAGCAGGGTACAGGGCTGCCATGATGCCGGTTAAAAAAGAGAGCAGCAAACTAAAGGCAATCAGCAGCACAAACTGTAACGGGTCAGGCCAGAGATAAGGGATGTTCAGGGATGACTTAATAAAATCTTTGAAGAAAAACAAAAATGCACCACCTAAAACTATACCCGCCGCACCACCGGATAAAGAAAGCATCGAGGCTTCAGTCATGATAAGTTTAAAGACATCTTTTTTCTTAGCTCCCATAGCCCTCAAAAGCCCTATCTCGCGCTGTCTTTCATTAACAATCATGGAAAACACCAGACCTATCAGAAAAAGTGCCATCGCCCATAGTAGTATGCTTACAGAGAGAATACTCTTAAGAAGTATAAAGAGTTGCTTTCTTACAGTGGAAACAACCTCCTCTGAAACTATGGCCGTTACCCCTGATATTTCATATTCTATAAATATAGC belongs to Nitrospirae bacterium YQR-1 and includes:
- a CDS encoding BamA/TamA family outer membrane protein; the protein is MNLKDKALFYFILLFILFSPVQSKAETPSHPPDTGYSNTQQQRLLEPLPELRKDKGEPEIKLPQLPKDENISSKVTVFVKTIRIQQSTVFTKEQLESITKDYTGREISFMELETLRSALTQYYISHGFINSGVIIPDQKVENGEIILIAVEGKLTDIEVTGNKYFSSEYIKGKLRLYSGTPLDINDLQKALQIMLQNPMIQRLNAELAPGLKPGESVLTVKIEESSPFTLIVEGSNDHSPSIGSYGGDVYALYRNLTGHGDTIGGSFSYTKGLKDGTIEYAIPLDVRDTTLRVYYRQNEANVIEDPFKRLDIESKVKTYGVALSHPIYKTPETEFALALAVERKHSETFLLGRRFSFSEGTDDGKAGVFVVRFFQEWSTRSRTQVLAARSTISLGLKGFNSTTNDDAADGRFVTWLLQFQWIKRLFGTSSQIVFRTDAQFSNDSLLPLEKFAIGGMNSVRGYRKNIMVRDNGIFSSLEFRIPIYGTEKRPEILQIVPFTDYGRSWNTRSTTPLPRDIYSAGLGLRWAVTKKILFQIYGAKGFVNLYNYDEDYQDKGIYFKLTTQVF
- a CDS encoding DUF2752 domain-containing protein yields the protein MFYPRGFKLHDIVIAVGVVSVLVFLYFFNPEQTLSWLRCPFLSMSGLYCPGCGSLRAAHQLLHGNVLNAVRFNHLLVLTFPFLACAFISKTSIFLRGKPLFNVSIEAGWINAFVIYILLFWILRNLP
- a CDS encoding ABC transporter ATP-binding protein, whose amino-acid sequence is MIELTELSKHYIIGKEKLNAVDNVNLKVEKGDFLSIVGHSGSGKTTLLSIVGALTKPDIGTVKINNVNLWAITDDELSELRSKLMNFIFQFSSLIPTLTVLENVILPTAFAKEKTGRVDYARALLEMVKIEDKAELYPSQLSGGQQRRVAIARAFINEPQIVLADEPTGDLDEETEAEIMALFRKMNEDKGITFLLVTHSSEIAKQCKKIYRMQHGVLKPF
- a CDS encoding S-layer family protein, coding for MKKNKLFLYEIVSRYLLIIMFSFITIFLNIEISYAGITLDGTMGQSGTLTGPSYTITDTMGTQVGGNLFHSFGTFNVYTGESATFTGASSISNIIARVTGGSSSYIDGAISSSISGANLYFLNPAGVMFGKNATLDIKGSFYVSTADYLKLSDGGKFSATTPSDTVLTTAAPSAFGFTSSNPTGVSIDGGFLEVSEGKGITIVAGSIDIKNGYLYAPGGRINLAAVASTGEASITSSGINTDAFSTLGDINISHTDSTRETKNGYTIGNLDVSSTTGGSGSIYIRGGKFTLDGGYVFADTYGDTNGGGIDINIAGDINIINGSAITSDTSGKGNAGDINIKADNLNLTSLGRISTTALNGSTGNGGNITIKATDTINISGYSTSSNSYSASSIYSATYGVGNAGSITIETNNLNLMDLGLIGSATLSGSTGNAGDITIKAKDTINISGYYDSGNGVGYSTIYSKTYGRGNAGNITIETNNLNLTDVGTISSSAESGSSGNSGDIAIKAADTINISGYYDSGSALYGSKIGSETYGSGDAGSITIETGNLNLSNVGTISSYAQEGSTGNGGDITIKAAESVNISGYYDSGSGLYNSRIASETFGSGDAGNITIETGNLNLSDVGAIYANAREGSTGNSGDITIKATETINISGYYDSGDGVYVSSIKSETYGSGDAGNITIETSNLNLSDVGTISSSAWAGSTGNGGDITIKATEAINIFGYYDSGDGVYYSGIINETHGSGDAGSITIETSNLNLTDAGAISSSAREGSTGNGGDITIRATDMISISGFYDSGDGVYVSSIKSETYGSGDAGNITIETSNLNLTDVGTISSSAREGSTGNGGDITIKATETISISGYYDSGSGFYSSKIISEAYGSGDAGNITIETGNLNLSDVGTISSSARSGSTGNGGDITIKATETINISGYYDLGSGLSSSKISSETFGNGDAGNITIETGNLNLFDVGTISSSAREGSTGNSGDITIKAADLVNISGYFAKGRSVYYSGIISETFGGGNAGNITIETGNLNLTDVGAIYATAREGSTGNGGDITIKATETISISGYYDSGSALYSSKIGSETLGSGDAGNITIETGNLNLTDVGAIYATAREGSTGNGGDITIKATDTINISGSYEFTSDIIVSSGIYSGSSGSGQGGSISITTSNLTITDGGTISATSTGTGNAGDIQITAGDSLYMSGGTVQTSSEKTTGGSITITGNDIQLLNGSSISSNVKSGKDKGGNITISAATLCVLDNSEISADADLGYGGNITIGAHAVFLWDSSALHASSSITGQEGAININSPLSDVTGSLLQLNPSYLQAEKLLPESCGARKEQRGSFVVRGNEYLSPQHSRFLF
- a CDS encoding CD225/dispanin family protein, whose protein sequence is MNPHVQTAQTIPNYLVYSILVTLFCCLPTGIVAIVYAAQVNGKIAAGDFQGAAVSSKNAKTWCWVSFGIGLGVTIISVAAGIFGVLSKGF